AAGTATGTCTAGAAAAGGTAACTGTTTAGATAACGCCTGTATTGAGGGGTTCTTTGGGCATTTAAAAACAGAGTGTTTGTACCTTCATTCGTTTCAAACAGATAAAGAAGTGGAAGAAGCTCTTCACGGTTACATTAATATCTATAATCAGCAACGGTTTCAATCTCGATTAAAAAACCTGAGTCCGATAGAATACCAAACTCAGGTAGCCTAGATGGGGCTTGTTTAAAGTTGTCTACTTGACAGGGGCAAGATCATTTTAAGTCAAGCGCGTGGGGGGCCTTTCCCATCTACAGCTATCCAGTATTGTTTAGCATAGCTATTAGTCTGTATCGTTAAGTGTACATTTCAATATACATTATTAGTCTTTTTTTGCTGATGAATAGCCACCACCACACAAGTAGGTATATGTATCCTAAAATCGAATAAATAGTCCACAACTCTCCTTGTTGTAATTGATCGATAAAATATTCAAACTCATTTAACCCTTCTTGTCTTTCAATACTATGAATTAAACCTATGAAGGGAATAGTACACACAAAAATAATTGTAAAACTAGATACTATTCTTAAAACCTTTTTTTTAACAAGGCTGGATATAGCACTTCTTAATGTTGTTAACAAAAATAAGTAATATATAACCCAAAACCAGCTTGGAAGAGTTTTCACTTGGTTTTTCTCTCCTTTGGAACCTATTATTTGAATTTCACTTTTATAATTGTAGCCACTCTAAAAAAATAGAGGCGGTTTCCCGCCCCTATCTCCATCAATCCCATGCATATCTCTGCTCTTTAAATGGATCCCCATACATATGATAGCCATTCTTCTCCCAAAATCCTGGCTTATCCTTCTCCAAAAACTCGATACCTCGAACCCACTTTGCGCTTTTCCAAAAGTAAAGATGCGGGATGACAAACCGAAGCGGATAGCCGTGGTCAGGTGTCAAATCCTCACCATTATGCTTCAACGCAAATAAATTCCCTTTTGTCATAAAATCTTCAAATGGCATGTTGGTCGTCCAACCTTCTTCAGCATGGAGCATCACGTATTTAGCTTCTGGCTTAATGGTAACCAACTTCACTACTTCCTCTACAGGAACACCCTCCCAGACATTATCTAGCTTGGACCAGCCTGTCACGCAATGAATATCATTGCTTACTTCTCCTATAGGTAGCTCTTTAAATTCAGAAAAGCTTAGCGTCTTTTCTTCCTCTACTGCTCCAAAAATTCGAAAATCCCACTGACTCAAGTCTTTATACTCTGGCACATTACCATAATGAAGCACAGGAAAGCCTGTCGTTACCTTTTGATTAGGTGGAACGCGATCATCTTTTGATCCACGGCTTAATCCATAAAACACATGTCATCGCTCCTTTATTTCCGTACCAAAATGGCATGGTCTACCTTGATGCAATGATCCATAACAGCTGTAATGCCCTGCTCTTCTACCAGCTGAGCCGCTTCTTCGTTATAAATTCCTTGCTGTAGCCAAAAAACTTTAGGCTTATGAGCCATCTTGATGGTATCTTCAGCAACGGACATAGTGTCTTCACTACGACGAAACACATTTACAATGTCAACCGGAGTCTTACAATCAGTAAGAGAAGCAATCACTTTCTCACCCAACACCGTTTCCCCTGCAATGATTGGATTGACTGGGATTACGTGATATCCTGCATGTTGCAGTGCCTCGGCAATCATATAGCTCGTACGATCTGTTCGATTAGAGCATCCTACAACTGCAATCGTTTTTGCCTCTTCCAAAATCTTTCTGCGCTCGTCATTTGTTGGATTTGTAAATGCCATCTTTTTCACCTCGTTTATATTATGAACACCTTACTTGGCGCGTTGTAACAAAAATTGAGCAATAGAGCGAACCATTGCACCGGTAGCACCTACTGGTCCTAATGGAGTCGTTTTGCTTTGAGATGCAGTCCCAGCGATATCTAAATGCACCCATGGAGTCTCTTCAGCAAACTCTTGCAGAAATACACCAGCAATAATTGCATGACCATATCTTCCACCTGAATTTTTTAGATCAGCTACATGACTTTTATTTAATTCGCGATACTCTGGGAACGTTGGTAACTGCCACAAACGCTCTCCGCAGTAATCAGCAGCTTGGAACATCTCATCAGCCAATTGCTGATTATTGGTCATTAATCCTGTTGTAACGTGCCCCAACGCAACCACGATCCCACCTGTTAACGTTGCGCAATCCACTAGGCAAGAGACACCTTGCTGCTTCGCATACGTGATACAATCTGCTAATACCAATCGACCCTCTGCATCAGTAGTGATAATCTCTACCGTTTTCCCGCTCATCGTAGTTATTACATCACCTGGCTTAAACGCCGTTCCAGAAGGCATATTTTCCACGCATCCAATTACCATCATGATATTAACAGCCGGTTGCAAGCGTCCGATTGCTTCCATAGCTCCAATCATCGCTGCGCTTCCACCCATATCCGTTTTCATTTCTTCCATTCCAGCTACCGGCTTTATCGAGATACCGCCTGTGTCAAAGGTTACCCCTTTTCCAATTAAGCCAATGACATCTTCCCACTGCTCTTTCCCTTGGTATTTGACCACAACCACATACGGTAATTCGGCACTGCCCTGTGCGACAGATAAGACGCCGCCCATATTTAGCTCTTCCAGCTTATCTTTTGCCAGAAGCTCATAGCTCATTCCATAACGTTTTGCTACCTCAATCGCTCTTTGTGCTAATTCATGTGGAGGTAAGTAATTCCCTGGCTCATTCACTAACGTACGAGCTAGATTCGTACCAGTACCAAATGCTTGTGCCATCTGCAATCCTTTTTCTGCTTTAGCTTCTTGCTCTTCATTGACTACAATTTCTACTGTTTGAAAAGAAGGTTTGTTTTTTGGAATCGCTCGGTATCCTTCA
This is a stretch of genomic DNA from Brevibacillus laterosporus DSM 25. It encodes these proteins:
- a CDS encoding sulfite oxidase-like oxidoreductase; translation: MFYGLSRGSKDDRVPPNQKVTTGFPVLHYGNVPEYKDLSQWDFRIFGAVEEEKTLSFSEFKELPIGEVSNDIHCVTGWSKLDNVWEGVPVEEVVKLVTIKPEAKYVMLHAEEGWTTNMPFEDFMTKGNLFALKHNGEDLTPDHGYPLRFVIPHLYFWKSAKWVRGIEFLEKDKPGFWEKNGYHMYGDPFKEQRYAWD
- a CDS encoding CoA-binding protein produces the protein MAFTNPTNDERRKILEEAKTIAVVGCSNRTDRTSYMIAEALQHAGYHVIPVNPIIAGETVLGEKVIASLTDCKTPVDIVNVFRRSEDTMSVAEDTIKMAHKPKVFWLQQGIYNEEAAQLVEEQGITAVMDHCIKVDHAILVRK
- a CDS encoding leucyl aminopeptidase gives rise to the protein MIHIEAKNPSYLEKGTDYFILPIYQNQTIHTQEWNELDAVFHQQMSHMLQTGEISDQKGKVTILHTLGQLTATRLVFLGMGEMAELDFISARDAFAKVVQQLKIEASKKSLAILLTEQTNLDVERLTQAVGEAFLLGTYAYEGYRAIPKNKPSFQTVEIVVNEEQEAKAEKGLQMAQAFGTGTNLARTLVNEPGNYLPPHELAQRAIEVAKRYGMSYELLAKDKLEELNMGGVLSVAQGSAELPYVVVVKYQGKEQWEDVIGLIGKGVTFDTGGISIKPVAGMEEMKTDMGGSAAMIGAMEAIGRLQPAVNIMMVIGCVENMPSGTAFKPGDVITTMSGKTVEIITTDAEGRLVLADCITYAKQQGVSCLVDCATLTGGIVVALGHVTTGLMTNNQQLADEMFQAADYCGERLWQLPTFPEYRELNKSHVADLKNSGGRYGHAIIAGVFLQEFAEETPWVHLDIAGTASQSKTTPLGPVGATGAMVRSIAQFLLQRAK